A DNA window from Flavisolibacter ginsenosidimutans contains the following coding sequences:
- a CDS encoding RNA polymerase sigma factor: protein MNNHIANLELLQNIVEGCHQNQSREQRRLYEKYYGYCLKTVFRYIYRYEKAVDVVNDGFVKIFRNFCRFQCGDAENLEMVLMGWMRRVMINTAIDELRKNSFLPEIGNIPDAVWNHRDNSQGSDRMLLYKELVKEIKKLPPAYRTVFNMYVIDGFTHQEIADQLSISVGTSKSNLSKARVYLQKILKTNEQQEAYALCK from the coding sequence TTGAATAATCATATTGCCAATTTGGAACTGCTGCAAAATATCGTTGAGGGCTGCCATCAAAACCAGTCACGCGAACAACGCCGCCTGTACGAAAAGTATTACGGCTATTGTTTGAAAACGGTATTTCGCTACATCTACCGCTACGAGAAAGCCGTGGACGTGGTGAACGACGGCTTTGTAAAAATCTTTCGCAACTTCTGCCGCTTTCAATGCGGCGACGCGGAAAACCTTGAAATGGTGCTTATGGGCTGGATGCGAAGAGTGATGATCAATACCGCCATTGACGAACTGCGCAAAAACAGCTTTTTGCCGGAGATTGGAAACATTCCCGATGCCGTTTGGAACCACCGCGACAACAGCCAGGGTTCTGACCGGATGTTGCTTTACAAAGAACTGGTAAAGGAAATCAAAAAACTTCCGCCTGCTTACCGAACGGTGTTCAACATGTACGTGATTGATGGCTTCACGCACCAGGAAATTGCCGATCAGCTTTCTATCTCCGTCGGAACCTCCAAATCCAATCTTTCAAAAGCCCGGGTGTACTTGCAAAAAATTTTAAAAACCAACGAGCAGCAAGAAGCCTATGCGCTTTGTAAATGA
- a CDS encoding toll/interleukin-1 receptor domain-containing protein has product MKYKAFISYKHDTYSRAFAESIEDAVKTYGKPLFQQPMAIFRDEKIVKPGQDLPKTITTGLQESEFLIYLATEAAANAFWVKDELKLWFDELKRNDKFIVVVIEDKIYFKGSGNAEEIDWDRTTILPSELKDRFLKNPLYLDLSWAQKDTDRTIDNPDFRKEINALSAALNGVEPGDMVDKAVIQYRKNRRLRTGAIATLAILLVASLALGIISYIQRQAAIRNKSSALSFLSQSILKQDPTTAFLIAQEAWKINPENADAATAIRSAYYSGPFYNSLRGHTSTINDLQFSPNGKFFASCADDNTVILWSRNGTIIKRLTNNKSAVLHIAFSKNGEYLATADNKGRIFLYTSNGELVDQFEHKDKIETIQFSPDNNLLLTASRDFTAIIWDLKSRTHLVLQHDERVYSACFSPDNTSVLTTGGDEGAYIWNLKGEKLISFKRHLGPVVNGTFSHDGQYILTTGFDKKVILWTKKGNFIREFSNARDVVPLIYFSPDDKKILFAGWDRKLYLHTIADSVTITIGENTEEIISCEFFPDGKHFASAGKDALVHIYNEKGEVLNTLKGPIQGINKIAVSPDNKLLISGGEDSKIFIWPLAYLRSNFYTDQNGEINFLSISKDGEKMLTGDSRGQIIIRNKTGDIVLRKKIHERLVYTGQFSNDGNFIVTASMDHSAVLLNLKDTSKFYRLSHNSDVIDADFSPTSTCVVTAGYDSVAKIWDMEGRLLHTLKGHHDRILAVRFSPDGQNIITTSRDHTAILWTKDGTMMKILPHGNQVTKVNFSMSGDRFITTCRDSILIVWNKKGDSLFTLSCPTGQIIYQAKFSPDGKYIGATTEANNVMVWGTDKKVKTVLSGHSGMVVDFNFSKDSKRILTASYDNSARLWGLTGEVMQVFNGHSSLVKAACFDAEENNVITASYDATLRIWPLRPEKIIKRVAQEYNKGIYSLSQQEKSKFGID; this is encoded by the coding sequence ATGAAATACAAAGCATTTATTTCATATAAACACGACACCTACAGCCGTGCATTTGCCGAGAGTATTGAGGATGCTGTAAAGACCTATGGCAAACCTTTATTTCAGCAGCCAATGGCTATTTTCAGAGATGAGAAAATTGTTAAGCCTGGTCAGGATCTTCCAAAAACCATTACAACCGGATTACAGGAGTCAGAATTTCTCATTTACTTAGCTACCGAAGCAGCAGCAAACGCTTTCTGGGTCAAGGATGAATTAAAGCTTTGGTTTGATGAATTAAAAAGGAATGACAAATTTATTGTCGTTGTAATTGAAGACAAAATTTACTTCAAAGGTTCTGGTAATGCAGAGGAGATTGATTGGGATAGAACCACAATCTTGCCTTCTGAGCTCAAAGACCGTTTTTTAAAAAATCCACTTTACTTGGATCTTAGCTGGGCTCAAAAGGATACAGATCGAACCATAGATAACCCTGATTTTAGGAAGGAGATCAACGCCCTTTCCGCAGCTTTAAACGGTGTCGAGCCGGGGGACATGGTGGACAAAGCCGTCATTCAATACAGGAAAAACCGTCGGTTGAGAACCGGTGCTATTGCCACACTAGCCATCCTACTTGTTGCTTCGTTGGCCCTCGGAATCATTTCGTACATACAGCGGCAAGCAGCTATCCGAAATAAATCTTCTGCCTTATCATTTCTGTCGCAAAGCATTTTAAAGCAAGACCCAACTACAGCTTTTCTTATCGCTCAAGAAGCTTGGAAAATTAACCCTGAAAATGCTGATGCTGCAACAGCCATAAGGTCGGCATATTATTCTGGCCCATTCTACAACTCTTTAAGGGGACATACCAGCACTATCAACGATTTACAATTTTCTCCTAACGGAAAATTCTTTGCTTCTTGTGCAGACGACAACACTGTTATACTCTGGAGCCGTAATGGAACAATTATTAAACGGCTAACGAACAATAAATCCGCCGTTCTTCACATTGCTTTCTCCAAAAACGGTGAATACTTAGCAACCGCCGATAACAAAGGAAGAATTTTCCTGTACACCAGCAACGGTGAGCTTGTAGACCAATTCGAGCACAAGGACAAAATTGAGACAATTCAGTTTTCACCGGATAATAATTTGCTTCTTACAGCAAGTCGTGATTTTACAGCAATTATTTGGGATCTAAAAAGCAGAACGCATCTGGTTCTGCAGCATGATGAAAGGGTGTATTCAGCCTGCTTTTCTCCGGATAACACCTCTGTTTTGACCACCGGCGGCGATGAAGGCGCTTACATCTGGAACTTGAAGGGGGAAAAATTAATTTCTTTTAAACGGCATCTAGGGCCTGTGGTCAATGGAACTTTTTCACATGACGGTCAATATATACTGACGACGGGTTTTGATAAGAAGGTCATTTTATGGACCAAGAAGGGAAATTTCATCCGTGAGTTTTCCAACGCACGGGACGTTGTGCCGCTTATCTATTTCTCACCCGATGATAAAAAGATATTGTTTGCTGGGTGGGACAGGAAACTTTACCTGCACACAATTGCTGATTCTGTAACAATCACAATAGGTGAAAATACAGAAGAAATTATCTCCTGCGAATTTTTCCCCGACGGAAAGCATTTTGCTTCGGCTGGTAAAGACGCACTTGTCCATATTTACAACGAAAAAGGTGAGGTTTTAAACACTTTGAAAGGTCCTATACAAGGTATCAATAAAATTGCTGTATCACCCGACAATAAACTTCTGATTTCCGGTGGCGAGGATAGCAAAATTTTTATTTGGCCTTTGGCATACCTGCGAAGCAATTTTTACACTGACCAAAATGGCGAAATAAATTTCTTAAGTATATCAAAAGACGGAGAAAAAATGCTGACTGGCGATAGCCGTGGGCAAATCATTATTCGTAATAAAACCGGTGACATCGTTTTAAGAAAAAAGATACACGAACGACTTGTCTATACAGGACAGTTCTCAAATGATGGTAACTTTATAGTGACTGCCAGTATGGACCATTCTGCCGTACTTCTTAACCTTAAGGATACCTCTAAGTTTTACAGGCTTTCTCACAATTCGGACGTAATTGATGCAGATTTCTCTCCTACAAGTACTTGTGTGGTCACTGCTGGTTACGATTCTGTTGCTAAAATTTGGGATATGGAGGGCAGATTGCTTCATACACTAAAAGGTCATCATGACCGAATCCTTGCTGTTAGGTTTTCCCCTGACGGTCAAAATATAATTACCACTTCCCGTGATCACACTGCTATTTTATGGACCAAAGACGGAACAATGATGAAGATTTTACCACACGGTAATCAGGTTACAAAAGTCAATTTCAGCATGAGCGGCGACAGGTTTATAACAACCTGTAGAGACTCCATCTTAATTGTTTGGAATAAAAAAGGAGATTCTCTTTTTACGCTTAGCTGCCCGACAGGTCAAATCATCTACCAGGCAAAATTCTCCCCAGATGGTAAGTATATCGGGGCAACTACGGAAGCCAATAATGTAATGGTTTGGGGCACAGATAAGAAAGTTAAAACAGTCCTAAGCGGCCATTCGGGGATGGTTGTAGACTTCAACTTTTCTAAGGATTCAAAGCGTATTTTAACTGCAAGCTATGACAATAGTGCCCGCCTGTGGGGATTGACAGGAGAGGTTATGCAGGTATTCAACGGCCATAGTTCACTGGTAAAGGCAGCCTGCTTCGATGCTGAAGAGAACAATGTTATAACCGCATCGTATGACGCTACTTTGCGTATTTGGCCTTTAAGGCCAGAAAAAATAATAAAGCGAGTGGCGCAAGAATACAATAAGGGCATTTATTCACTATCCCAACAGGAAAAATCAAAATTTGGCATTGACTAA